A genomic window from Astatotilapia calliptera chromosome 12, fAstCal1.2, whole genome shotgun sequence includes:
- the alkbh2 gene encoding DNA oxidative demethylase ALKBH2 → MEKFVIQDRNKRRCTSDTPAGSPRKKIKQERDEKIKEEDSEDDEDAAFAEFSKPVPWQKIEAEGLDCDYALLFSKEEADCLFTQLEEEVVYATGEESKVQVYGKVYNIPRKQATYGDAGLTYTYSGVRRIACPWTPTLEYIRDTVTKTTGQTFNFVLVNRYKDGQDHMGEHRDDEKELDPGCPIASVSLGAARDFFFKHRDSRGKQSRRQIEPVKLELAHGSLLLMNPPTNTFWYHSLPVRKKILLPRINLTFRRILLDSKRETKAKPGVS, encoded by the exons ATGGAAAAGTTTGTGATTCAGGATCGGAACAAACGTCGCTGCACCAGTGACACTCCAGCAGGAAGTCCGAGAAAAAAGATTAAACAGGAAAGAGACGAGAAAATAAAGGAGGAAGACTCTGAAGATGATGAGGATGCAGCCTTTGCAGAGTTCTCCAAACCTGTTCCCTGGCAAAAAATAGAAGCAGAGGGACTAGACTGTGATTATGCACTGCTTTTCTCTAAAGAGGAGGCAGACTGCCTTTTTacacagctggaggaggaggtggtgtatgCAACAG GTGAAGAGTCAAAGGTCCAGGTGTATGGAAAGGTGTACAACATACCGAGAAAGCAGGCCACGTATGGAGACGCAGGCCTAACGTACACTTATTCTGGGGTGAGGCGTATAGCCTGCCCATGGACTCCAACTTTGGAATACATTCGAGACACTGTCACTAAAACGACAGGACAGACATTCAACTTTGTCTTGGTCAACAG GTACAAAGATGGGCAAGATCACATGGGCGAGCACCGTGACGACGAGAAGGAGCTGGACCCCGGCTGTCCCATCGCGTCGGTCTCTCTGGGAGCAGCGCGGGACTTCTTCTTCAAACACAGAGACTCGCGAGGAAAGCAGAGCCGCCGACAAATTGAACCTGTGAAGCTGGAGCTCGCTCACGGAAGCCTGCTCCTCATGAACCCGCCGACCAACACCTTCTGGTACCACAGCCTCCCTGTCCGCAAGAAGATCCTCCTGCCTCGCATTAACCTCACATTCAGGCGCATTCTGCTGGACAGCAAGCGTGAGACCAAGGCAAAGCCGGGTGTAAGTTAG
- the unga gene encoding uracil-DNA glycosylase isoform X2, whose protein sequence is MIGQKTINSFFSPVSKKRTSTELIESEEDANEPKKQKGCGVETEQSSPRPAPLSPEQLDKIARNKKAALERLSSVQTPPGFGESWRKALSAEFGKPYFKQLTSFVCEERKRHTVYPPAEHVFTWTQMCDIRDVKVVILGQDPYHGPNQAHGLCFSVKRPVPPPPSLENMFKELSSDIKGFQHPGHGDLTGWAQQGVLLLNAVLTVRAHQANSHKDRGWEAFTDVVVQWLSKNLEGLIFMLWGSYAQKKGAAIDRKRHHVLQAVHPSPLSAHRGFFGCRHFSKANELLQKSGKSPIDWKAL, encoded by the exons ATGATTGGACAGAAGACTATTAACTCATTTTTTTCGCCAGTTTCGAAGAAGAGGACTTCTACGGAGTTAATTGAATCCGAGGAGGATGCAAACGAGCCG AAAAAGCAGAAGGGCTGTGGGGTGGAGACGGAGCAGAGCAGCCCACGCCCTGCCCCTCTGTCCCCGGAGCAGCTGGACAAGATCGCCCGCAACAAGAAAGCGGCGCTGGAGAGACTGTCTTCCGTTCAAACACCACCAGGGTTCGGGGAGAGCTGGAGGAAGGCGCTGTCGGCTGAGTTTGGAAAGCCGTACTTCAAACAa CTGACGAGTTTTGTTTGTGAAGAGAGGAAACGCCACACAGTTTACCCACCTGCTGAACATGTATTTACCTGGACACAGATGTGTGACATCCGAGAT GTAAAAGTGGTGATCCTTGGCCAGGATCCATATCACGGTCCTAACCAAGCTCATGGATTGTGCTTCAGTGTGAAGAGACCAGTGCCTCCTCCCCCCAG CTTGGAGAACATGTTCAAAGAGCTGAGCTCTGACATCAAAGGCTTCCAGCACCCGGGACATGGAGATCTGACTGGATGGGCCCAACAAG GAGTGCTGTTGCTCAACGCTGTGCTGACTGTCCGAGCGCACCAGGCCAACTCCCACAAAGACCGAGGCTGGGAGGCATTCACTGACGTTGTGGTGCAGTGGCTCAGCAAAAACCTGGAGGGCCTCATCTTCATGCTGTGGGGATCGTATGCTCAGAAGAAAGGAGCTGCTATAGACAGG aAACGTCACCACGTCTTGCAGGCTGTTCATCCGTCTCCCCTGTCTGCTCATCGGGGGTTTTTTGGGTGCAGACACTTCTCAAAGGCCAACGAGCTGCTACAAAAATCTGGAAAGTCTCCCATTGActggaaagcactttga
- the unga gene encoding uracil-DNA glycosylase isoform X1: MIPPLCRHFLKPFRPPAVRFSPVLCVSQYIKIIQKKQKGCGVETEQSSPRPAPLSPEQLDKIARNKKAALERLSSVQTPPGFGESWRKALSAEFGKPYFKQLTSFVCEERKRHTVYPPAEHVFTWTQMCDIRDVKVVILGQDPYHGPNQAHGLCFSVKRPVPPPPSLENMFKELSSDIKGFQHPGHGDLTGWAQQGVLLLNAVLTVRAHQANSHKDRGWEAFTDVVVQWLSKNLEGLIFMLWGSYAQKKGAAIDRKRHHVLQAVHPSPLSAHRGFFGCRHFSKANELLQKSGKSPIDWKAL, translated from the exons ATGATTCCACCGCTCTGTCGACACTTTCTGAAGCCGTTTAGACCCCCGGCTGTCCGCTTCTCACCAGTTCTATGTGTTTCTCAATACATTAAAATTATCCAGAAAAAGCAGAAGGGCTGTGGGGTGGAGACGGAGCAGAGCAGCCCACGCCCTGCCCCTCTGTCCCCGGAGCAGCTGGACAAGATCGCCCGCAACAAGAAAGCGGCGCTGGAGAGACTGTCTTCCGTTCAAACACCACCAGGGTTCGGGGAGAGCTGGAGGAAGGCGCTGTCGGCTGAGTTTGGAAAGCCGTACTTCAAACAa CTGACGAGTTTTGTTTGTGAAGAGAGGAAACGCCACACAGTTTACCCACCTGCTGAACATGTATTTACCTGGACACAGATGTGTGACATCCGAGAT GTAAAAGTGGTGATCCTTGGCCAGGATCCATATCACGGTCCTAACCAAGCTCATGGATTGTGCTTCAGTGTGAAGAGACCAGTGCCTCCTCCCCCCAG CTTGGAGAACATGTTCAAAGAGCTGAGCTCTGACATCAAAGGCTTCCAGCACCCGGGACATGGAGATCTGACTGGATGGGCCCAACAAG GAGTGCTGTTGCTCAACGCTGTGCTGACTGTCCGAGCGCACCAGGCCAACTCCCACAAAGACCGAGGCTGGGAGGCATTCACTGACGTTGTGGTGCAGTGGCTCAGCAAAAACCTGGAGGGCCTCATCTTCATGCTGTGGGGATCGTATGCTCAGAAGAAAGGAGCTGCTATAGACAGG aAACGTCACCACGTCTTGCAGGCTGTTCATCCGTCTCCCCTGTCTGCTCATCGGGGGTTTTTTGGGTGCAGACACTTCTCAAAGGCCAACGAGCTGCTACAAAAATCTGGAAAGTCTCCCATTGActggaaagcactttga
- the pxmp2 gene encoding peroxisomal membrane protein 2, with protein MPVQSRSVRDSSVHFRLLQQYLVLLKKYPILTKSVTSGILSALGNLLSQFVEARKKAQKGAPVSNIDAAGAARYAIYGLLITGPVSHLFYQLMEVWIPTTDRFCVVKRLLLDRLIFAPGFLLLFYFVMNILEAKGWTDFEKKMRRSYWTALKMNWKVWTPFQFININFVPVQFRVLFANMIALFWYAYLASVRK; from the exons ATGCCCGTGCAGAGCCGCTCCGTGCGGGACTCCTCCGTACATTTCAGGTTACTCCAGCAGTACCTGGTCCTCCTGAAGAAATACCCCATCCTGACTAAATCTGTAACCAG TGGCATCCTCTCTGCTTTAGGAAACCTTCTGTCTCAGTTTGTGGAGGCGAGAAAAAAAGCCCAGAAGGGAGCTCCTGTCAGTAATATCGATGCAGCTGGAGCTGCACGCTACGCCATTTATGG GTTGCTTATTACAGGACCCGTGAGCCACTTGTTTTACCAGCTGATGGAAGTATGGATTCCCACCACAGATCGGTTTTGTGTAGTCAAACGTCTGCTGCTGGACCGGCTTATTTTTGCCCCGGGCTTTCTGCTCCTTTTCTACTTTGTAATGAACATCCTGGAG GCTAAAGGATGGACTGATTTTGAAAAGAAGATGAGAAGAAGTTATTGGACCGCTTTGAAGATGAACTGGAAAGTTTGGACCCCTTTCCAGTTCATAAACATCAACTTTGTCCCTGTTCAG TTCCGAGTGCTGTTTGCCAACATGATCGCCTTATTTTGGTATGCCTACCTTGCATCTGTGAGAAAATGA
- the LOC113034192 gene encoding polyubiquitin-like, which translates to MDITINMLGESHTLTVNPEDTVGSLKIKIQEKLEVDPQTQKLDFLNGHPNDDSKPISYYGLQHGSQVSLLVTEPPPPAPIQVFLRNEKEQMSTYDIQPGETVSNFKNRVEKREGVPASQQRLIHQGREMQGGKLEDYNVRNHSTIYMTLHLRGG; encoded by the coding sequence ATGGATATAACTATTAACATGCTGGGTGAGTCCCACACTCTGACCGTGAACCCAGAGGACACAGTTGGCtctctgaaaataaaaatccaggAGAAATTGGAAGTCGACCCTCAGACGCAGAAACTGGATTTTCTGAACGGTCATCCCAACGACGACTCCAAACCCATCAGCTACTACGGCTTACAGCACGGCTCCCAGGTGTCCCTGCTGGTCACCGAgcctcctccacctgctcccATCCAGGTGTTCCTCAGAAATGAAAAGGAACAGATGAGCACCTACGACATCCAACCCGGCGAGACTGTGAGCAACTTCAAGAACAGAGTCGAGAAAAGAGAGGGGGTGCCAGCGAGCCAGCAGAGGCTCATTCACCAAGGCCGGGAGATGCAGGGTGGCAAACTGGAGGACTACAACGTCAGAAACCACAGCACCATCTACATGACTTTGCACCTGAGAGGAGGCTGA